One window from the genome of Parafrankia discariae encodes:
- a CDS encoding NAD(P)H-dependent amine dehydrogenase family protein, with the protein MTVEMSRPIRVAQWATGTIGAYAMRAVIEHGDMELVGVRVYSQAKEGKDAGELCGLPPIGVTATRDIEDILTLRPECVLYMPERTEVTDVCRLLENGINIVTTRAEFFNAETMEPALREAVEAACRAGGASIHATGSSPGFITEVLPVCVTSLARRLDFLAIEEFANCLEACSIGMLTQGMHFGDSPEQFAKHDVSARDEVFKNSLSLIASALGLPIDGFEDSAEIALCRHDTKLREVTISAGTVGAQRMSVTGLRNGRPLMRFRSNWFVTMDVEPAWDLRGDGWRLTMEGDTPVDMLIDLPMPIEKDERASGRYTAHRPVNAVPYVVAAPPGIIPTTELPQIMAELG; encoded by the coding sequence ATGACAGTGGAGATGTCTCGACCGATCCGAGTTGCGCAGTGGGCAACCGGCACCATCGGTGCGTACGCCATGCGCGCAGTGATCGAGCACGGCGACATGGAGCTGGTCGGAGTGCGAGTTTATTCTCAGGCCAAGGAAGGCAAGGACGCTGGCGAGCTATGCGGTTTACCCCCGATCGGAGTCACGGCGACACGCGATATCGAGGACATCCTGACCCTGCGGCCGGAGTGCGTACTTTACATGCCCGAACGCACCGAGGTTACCGACGTCTGCCGACTGTTGGAAAACGGGATCAACATCGTCACGACGCGCGCAGAATTCTTCAACGCCGAGACGATGGAGCCCGCCTTACGCGAGGCCGTCGAGGCCGCCTGCCGAGCGGGCGGCGCGTCCATTCATGCGACCGGGTCCAGCCCCGGTTTCATCACCGAAGTTCTCCCCGTCTGCGTCACCTCGCTGGCCCGGCGGCTCGATTTCCTCGCAATCGAGGAATTCGCTAATTGCCTCGAAGCCTGCTCGATCGGAATGCTGACTCAGGGCATGCATTTCGGCGATTCACCCGAGCAGTTTGCCAAGCACGACGTCAGCGCACGCGACGAGGTGTTCAAGAACTCGCTCAGCCTGATCGCCTCGGCTCTCGGCCTGCCGATCGACGGGTTCGAGGATTCCGCCGAGATCGCGTTGTGTCGGCACGACACGAAGCTGCGTGAAGTTACTATTTCGGCCGGAACGGTCGGTGCGCAGCGCATGTCGGTAACCGGTCTGCGCAACGGCAGGCCGCTGATGCGCTTTCGTTCCAACTGGTTCGTGACGATGGACGTCGAACCCGCCTGGGACCTTCGCGGCGACGGTTGGCGCCTCACGATGGAAGGCGATACCCCGGTCGACATGCTGATCGACTTGCCGATGCCGATCGAGAAGGACGAGCGAGCCTCGGGGCGCTACACCGCCCATCGTCCGGTGAATGCCGTTCCTTACGTGGTCGCGGCACCGCCGGGAATAATCCCCACAACCGAACTGCCACAGATCATGGCCGAGCTCGGCTGA
- a CDS encoding mycofactocin-coupled SDR family oxidoreductase, with protein MGKLDGKVVLITGAARGQGRSHAVRLAAEGADIIAVDICEQIASVRYPLATPDDLATTVKEVEALGRRIVAAQADVRDRVQLRNAVDRGLAEFGRLDVVCANAGICPLQDETTCSSFIDAVDVDFVGVQNTVAVALPYLGDGSSIIVTGSTAGMIKGTTDAMGSPGGVGYAIAKQLIARYVEVLALQLAPHFIRLNAIHPTNVNTRLLQNDDIYKAFRPDLENPTRADAELSFPNMQAMPIPYIEVEDVSALVAYLASDESRYMTGLNIRLDAGAMLKAPPAF; from the coding sequence ATGGGCAAACTCGACGGCAAGGTCGTTCTCATCACCGGCGCAGCGCGCGGTCAGGGAAGAAGCCATGCTGTGCGGTTGGCGGCCGAGGGGGCAGACATCATCGCGGTCGACATCTGCGAGCAGATAGCCAGCGTGCGTTACCCGCTCGCCACCCCAGACGATCTGGCTACCACAGTCAAGGAGGTCGAAGCACTCGGCCGGCGCATCGTGGCCGCGCAGGCCGACGTTCGAGACAGGGTGCAGTTGCGGAACGCCGTCGACCGAGGCCTCGCCGAGTTCGGGCGGTTGGACGTGGTGTGCGCGAACGCCGGAATCTGCCCCCTGCAGGACGAGACGACCTGTAGCAGCTTCATCGACGCGGTGGACGTGGACTTCGTCGGTGTCCAGAACACAGTGGCAGTGGCCTTGCCGTATCTGGGAGACGGTTCGTCGATCATCGTCACCGGCTCGACCGCAGGGATGATCAAAGGAACGACGGACGCGATGGGTTCGCCGGGTGGCGTCGGCTATGCGATTGCCAAGCAGTTGATAGCCCGGTACGTCGAGGTGTTGGCTCTGCAGCTCGCTCCGCACTTCATCCGGCTCAATGCAATCCATCCGACCAACGTCAATACTCGTCTGTTGCAGAACGACGATATCTACAAGGCGTTTCGGCCGGATCTAGAAAATCCGACGCGGGCCGACGCCGAGCTCTCATTCCCGAACATGCAAGCGATGCCTATCCCGTACATCGAGGTGGAAGACGTCTCAGCCTTGGTCGCATATCTTGCCAGCGACGAGTCGCGATACATGACCGGTCTGAACATCCGGCTGGACGCGGGCGCGATGCTCAAAGCTCCCCCCGCCTTCTAG
- a CDS encoding SDR family NAD(P)-dependent oxidoreductase, translated as MEDHVAVVTGAASGIGLSVAKSLAVVGVRVLLTDLDDDALEAAAGLIRDHGGVVETSQLDVRDPAAVERVADLAVTRFGGLHIAVNNAGIVNRGLAWELSLDDWHRVLDVNLWGVIHGVRAFVPRILATGRQGHVVNVASMAAVHPQARLGPYTVAKHGVLGLSDVLRDDLAAVGSSVGVSVVFPGRIRTGMNPIGSVDPATVARNVMDAIERRRPYVFTDDHSADAVQTRLQTIIAARDDVIS; from the coding sequence ATGGAAGATCATGTGGCTGTCGTGACGGGTGCCGCCAGCGGCATAGGGCTCTCCGTCGCGAAAAGCCTTGCCGTCGTCGGCGTGCGAGTCCTGCTGACCGATCTCGACGACGACGCTCTCGAGGCCGCGGCTGGCCTCATACGAGACCACGGCGGCGTGGTCGAGACCTCACAGCTCGACGTTCGTGACCCCGCTGCGGTCGAACGGGTAGCAGACCTCGCCGTGACACGCTTCGGCGGGCTGCACATCGCGGTCAACAACGCCGGGATCGTCAACCGAGGGCTTGCCTGGGAATTGTCTCTCGACGACTGGCATCGCGTCTTGGACGTCAACCTCTGGGGCGTGATTCACGGCGTCCGGGCTTTCGTGCCACGCATACTCGCGACGGGCCGGCAAGGGCACGTAGTGAACGTTGCCTCGATGGCCGCCGTCCACCCGCAGGCCCGGCTCGGGCCGTACACGGTCGCTAAGCACGGCGTCCTCGGTCTGTCCGATGTGCTGCGGGACGACCTCGCCGCCGTAGGATCATCTGTCGGCGTCAGCGTAGTTTTCCCCGGCCGCATCCGCACAGGAATGAACCCGATCGGCTCCGTCGACCCAGCTACCGTGGCACGCAATGTCATGGACGCTATCGAACGGCGGCGTCCCTATGTCTTCACCGACGACCACTCGGCGGATGCCGTTCAGACCCGGCTACAGACCATCATCGCGGCCCGCGACGACGTCATTTCCTGA